A single genomic interval of Prunus dulcis chromosome 5, ALMONDv2, whole genome shotgun sequence harbors:
- the LOC117628778 gene encoding LOW QUALITY PROTEIN: leucine-rich repeat receptor-like serine/threonine/tyrosine-protein kinase SOBIR1 (The sequence of the model RefSeq protein was modified relative to this genomic sequence to represent the inferred CDS: deleted 1 base in 1 codon), with amino-acid sequence MEAFSGKAHLCVLTFLSLLLLIHARLNLDPSDLQALSIIQKNLGLQISQPQTTPCNTPGVFCERRLSNNNTYVLKITRLVFQSQRLHGFLPPAIGRLSELKEIALADNSLVDQIPSQIVDCRKLEILNLRNNQFSGEVPAQLSKLVRLRILDLSSNKFSGNLSFLKLFPNLEKLSIADNFFSGKIPXSIRSFRNLRFFNFAGNELLEGSVPTMKRVEISASDVPKRYILAENSSTKSHNNTSGAALAPSGSGASNAPGPSPAPKNKKHKNKKKKLGGWLLGFFAGALAGSISGFIFSLLFKLLLAVVRGGGKDSGPAIFSSLIKRKEDLAFLDKEDGLASLELIGRGGCGEVYKAELPGSNGRMIAIKKIIQPPKDAEELTADEHSKLMNKKMRQIRSEINTVGQIRHRNLLPLLAHVSRPDCHYLIYEFMKNGSLQDMLNQVSEGTRELDWLTRHKIALGVAAGLEYLHMNHKPHIIHRDLKPANVLLDDDMEARIADFGLAKAVPEYHTHITTSNVAGTVGYIAPEYHQTLKFTDRCDIYSFGVLLAVLVMGRLPSDEFFQNTNEMSLVKWLKNVMTSDDPKQAIDSKLLGNGYEEQMLLVLKIACFCTLENPKERPNSKDVRCMLSQIKH; translated from the exons ATGGAAGCCTTCTCAGGCAAAGCCCACCTCTGCGTCCTCACCTTCCtttccctcctcctcctcatccatGCAAGGCTCAATCTCGACCCTTCAGATCTCCAAGCCCTCTCCATCATCCAAAAAAACTTGGGCCTCCAAATAAGTCAACCTCAAACAACACCATGCAACACCCCTGGCGTTTTCTGTGAGCGAAGGCTCTCAAACAACAACACTTACGTCCTCAAAATCACCAGGCTGGTCTTTCAATCCCAGCGGCTTCACGGGTTTCTGCCTCCGGCAATTGGGCGGCTCTCCGAGCTCAAAGAGATCGCTCTTGCAGACAACAGTCTTGTTGACCAAATCCCGTCTCAAATCGTTGACTGCCGGAAACTTGAGATTCTCAACCTCAGAAACAACCAGTTCTCCGGGGAAGTTCCAGCCCAGTTGTCCAAGCTCGTTCGCCTTCGAATCCTCGACCTCTCGTCCAACAAGTTTTCCGGGAACTTGAGTTTCCTCAAGCTTTTTCCCAACCTGGAAAAACTTTCCATTGCTGACAATTTCTTCTCTGGGAAAATCCCA NCTTCCATTCGTTCCTTTCGCAATCTTCGGTTCTTCAACTTTGCTGGAAATGAACTCCTTGAAGGCTCAGTGCCTACAATGAAAAGGGTCGAGATTTCAGCATCTGATGTGCCAAAACGTTACATCTTGGCTGAGAATTCGAGCACAAAAAGCCACAACAATACTTCAGGTGCAGCTCTTGCACCCTCTGGGAGCGGAGCTTCTAATGCTCCAGGTCCATCTCCAGCACCAAAGAACAAGAAGCataagaacaagaagaagaagctagGAGGGTGGCTGCTCGGATTTTTCGCTGGAGCTCTGGCTGGGAGCATATCCGGGTTCATCTTCTCTCTGCTTTTTAAGCTGCTCTTAGCTGTGGTAAGAGGTGGAGGCAAAGACTCAGGCCCAGCAATTTTCAGTTCTCTGATTAAAAGGAAGGAGGACTTGGCTTTCCTGGACAAAGAAGATGGGTTGGCTTCTCTGGAACTTATAGGAAGAGGTGGATGTGGAGAGGTTTATAAAGCTGAATTACCAGGAAGCAATGGCAGAATGATTGCTATAAAGAAGATTATTCAACCCCCTAAAGATGCTGAAGAGCTGACTGCTGATGAACACAGTAAGCTTATGAACAAGAAAATGCGCCAAATCCGATCAGAAATCAACACTGTGGGTCAAATTAGGCACCGaaatcttcttcctctgttgGCTCATGTGTCTCGACCGGATTGTCATTACCTGATCTATGAGTTCATGAAGAATGGAAGCTTGCAAGACATGTTGAATCAAGTGTCGGAGGGAACGAGAGAGTTGGATTGGCTTACTAGGCACAAGATTGCACTGGGAGTGGCTGCAGGGCTTGAATACCTTCACATGAACCACAAACCTCACATCATTCATAGAGATCTCAAGCCAGCAAATGTCctgcttgatgatgatatggAAGCTCGAATTGCAGATTTCGGGCTTGCAAAAGCAGTGCCGGAATACCACACGCATATCACAACTTCGAATGTGGCGGGAACTGTTGGCTACATTGCACCAGAATACCATCAAACACTCAAGTTCACAGACAGGTGCGATATATACAGTTTCGGAGTGCTGTTGGCGGTTCTGGTGATGGGAAGGCTTCCATCTGATGAGTTTTTCCAGAACACTAATGAGATGAGTTTGGTTAAGTGGCTGAAGAATGTGATGACTTCAGACGACCCTAAGCAGGCAATTGACTCAAAATTGTTGGGAAATGGATATGAGGAGCAAATGCTCTTGGTTCTCAAGATTGCTTGCTTTTGCACTCTGGAGAACCCCAAGGAGAGGCCTAATAGCAAGGACGTTAGGTGTATGTTGTCTCAAATCAAGCACTAA
- the LOC117629076 gene encoding cyclic nucleotide-gated ion channel 1-like gives MGKKKTRLNVEDKPATASGEQHSIQRRIIQHWRNALVPFSKSAIEDEHSSTNTDKTPDQPKSFLQEWWSTIFVISCVLAVLLDPLFFYIPIVKEDRKCLKLDKRLKAISFALRLLTDLFYIADLMHRILARPKARTTKADEAVPFKRSTSMSTNVLAKAKRILQSYILPDILAVLPVPQVVVSIFSKMRGSRSLKTMKFLNFLLVLQYVPRVLPIYRLCHARRKTPKKSGTWIKSFFNFFLYILASHVFGALWYFFAIQRETVCWQYACRGEKGCEPKTFSCDDPSPTNIRVLNDLCPIKPSHATFFDFGIFKDAIQSGVLQSTDFPEKFLYCFWWGLLNLRFVRIIIV, from the exons atgggaaaaaagaaaacacgtTTAAATGTGGAAGACAAACCTGCCACTGCCAG TGGTGAACAACATTCGATCCAAAGAAGAATTATCCAGCATTGGAGAAACGCACTGGTTCCGTTTTCGAAATCTGCCATCGAAGATGAACATAGTAGTACCAATACTGATAAAACTCCTGATCAACCAAAGTCATTCCTTCAAGAATGGTGGAGCACCATATTTGTAATATCATGTGTGTTGGCTGTCTTACTGGATCCTTTGTTCTTTTACATCCCTATCGTTAAGGAGGATAGGAAGTGCCTCAAATTGGACAAAAGGTTGAAGGCAATATCCTTTGCTTTACGATTGTTAACAGATCTCTTCTACATTGCCGACTTGATGCATCGAATTTTAGCTAGACCTAAAGCTAGGACAACAAAAGCAGATGAGGCAGTTCCTTTTAAAAGAAGTACATCCATGAGTACGAATGTTCTGGCAAAAGCTAAGAGGATTTTGCAATCTTACATCCTACCTGACATTTTAGCTGTTCTACCCGTCCCACAG GTAGTAGTTTCCATCTTTTCAAAAATGAGGGGCTCAAGATCATTGAAAACAATGAAGTTTctaaattttcttcttgtgttGCAATATGTGCCACGAGTTCTTCCTATCTATCGATTGTGTCATGCACGTAGGAAGACTCCTAAAAAGTCGGGCACATGGATCAAaagttttttcaatttcttcttgtACATCCTTGCCAGTCAT GTATTCGGAGCCCTTTGGTATTTTTTCGCTATTCAACGAGAGACAGTTTGTTGGCAATATGCATGCCGAGGTGAAAAAGGATGTGAGCCTAAAACTTTTAGCTGTGATGACCCTTCTCCGACAAATATCAGAGTTTTAAATGATTTATGCCCTATAAAGCCATCACATGCAACTTTTTTCGATTTTGGTATATTTAAAGATGCCATTCAGTCTGGCGTGTTACAGTCAACAGATTTTCCAGAGAAGTTTTTGTATTGCTTTTGGTGGGGTCTACTTAATCTGAGGTTTGTACGTATAATTATcgtttaa